GGAGCACGACGACCTGACCCAAGTCTGGGCGAACTTCGACATCGAGGAAGCAGAGATCGAAGCCGCCCTGTCGAGCTGAATTGAGGATTCTCGGGATCGACCCCGGTTCCCAGGTGACAGGATACGGGGCGATCGACAGCGACGGTGCGGAGCATCGTCTCGTCGAGCACGGCGTCATCCGGACCCGGTCGGGGCTTCGTTTTCCCGAGAAGCTTCGCGTCGTTCACGACCGGCTCGTGGAAGTCGTGGAGCGTGCGCGGCCCGATCAGGTCGTGGTCGAGGATCTCTTCTACGCATCGAACGTGAAGAGTGCGCTAAGGCTCGGTCACGTTCGGGGTGTCGTCATCCTCGCTGCCGTCGTGCGCGGTCTCCCCGTTGCCGAGTACGCGCCCCTCGAAGTCAAACAGGCCGTCGTCGGCTACGGTCGGGCGGACAAGTGGCAGGTCCAGAAGATGGTCGCGACGCTTCTGAATCTGGAGTCGCCCCCCGAGCCCCATGACGCGGCCGACGCCCTCGCCGT
This DNA window, taken from Vicinamibacteria bacterium, encodes the following:
- the ruvC gene encoding crossover junction endodeoxyribonuclease RuvC, which encodes MRILGIDPGSQVTGYGAIDSDGAEHRLVEHGVIRTRSGLRFPEKLRVVHDRLVEVVERARPDQVVVEDLFYASNVKSALRLGHVRGVVILAAVVRGLPVAEYAPLEVKQAVVGYGRADKWQVQKMVATLLNLESPPEPHDAADALAVAICHAHQLRFIEKVAPA